From the genome of Methanothrix soehngenii GP6:
CCGGGACTTCATCTCCGGGTGGAACTGAGAGCCGAAGAAGAATGGATGCTCTGGAATCTCACAGATCTCCATCAGATCACCGTTCCTGCCGGAGAAGATCATCCCTTTCTCCTCGATGGGTTTGATATAAGCGGGATTGACCTCATATCTGTGCCTGTGCCTCTCCACGATATTGGTTTTGCCGTAGATCTGGTGCGCCAGGCTGCCCTCCAACAGGTGAGCGGGATAATTTCCCAGCCGCATGGTTGCCCCCATCTGCCTGATCTTCTCCTGCTCGGGCAAAATAGCAATCACCGGATGGGGGGTCTCTCCAAACTCAGTGCTTCCCGCCTCTTCCAGGCCGCAGACGTTCCGGGCATATTCGATCACCGCCAGCTGCATTCCAAAGCAGATACCCAAATAGGGAACCTTCATCTCCCGGGCATACTGCACCGCCTTGATTTTGCCCTCCGTACCCCGGGAGCCAAAGCCACCCGGCACCAGAATGCCGTCCGCCTCCCGCAGGATGAGGTCAGATGATCCGTGCTCCAGATCCTCAGCATCGATCCAGACGATCTCCGGCCGGACGCCGGCTTCAATCCCCGCATGCTTCAGAGACTCCCGAATGGAGAGGTAGGCATCCTCCATGGGATCGGCGCACTGCTGACCCACGGTGTACTTGCCCACGATCGCCACCTTCACCGATCCTGATACCTCTTCCATCTTCGCTACAAACTGGTCCCAGTCCTTCTTCTCCTCCAGAGGAAAGAGCCTCATCTCCTTCATTATGTACTTGGCAATGCCCTCGGCTTCCATCTGCAGGGGCACCTTGTAGATGTCATCAGAGTTGTGGGCGCTGATCACTGCCTCTGCAGGCACATCGCAGAACTGGGCGATCTTGTGCTTGGTCTCTGGGAGCAGGGGATTCTCACATCGAACCACGATCATGTCCGGCTGCAGACCCAGCTCCCTCATCACCTTCACGCTATGCTGGGTGGGCTTGGTCTTCTGCTCTCCATCGGTGGTGGAGGGGGCCAGGGTTACGTGGACGAAGAATATGTTTCCCGACTCCTCGTACTTGAGCTGGCGCATAGCCTCCAGGAAGGGCATGGACTCGATGTCGCCCACTGTGCCCCCCACCTCGACCAGACATATCTCGCAGCCCCCGTCTCGG
Proteins encoded in this window:
- a CDS encoding CTP synthase translates to MRYIVVTGGVMSGLGKGITAASIGRLLMNRGYKVTAIKIDPYINIDAGLMSPFQHGEVYVLKDGGEVDLDLGNYERFLDVELTRDHNITTGKVYSTVIEKERRGEYLGKTVQIIPHITEEIKKRIRQVSRDGGCEICLVEVGGTVGDIESMPFLEAMRQLKYEESGNIFFVHVTLAPSTTDGEQKTKPTQHSVKVMRELGLQPDMIVVRCENPLLPETKHKIAQFCDVPAEAVISAHNSDDIYKVPLQMEAEGIAKYIMKEMRLFPLEEKKDWDQFVAKMEEVSGSVKVAIVGKYTVGQQCADPMEDAYLSIRESLKHAGIEAGVRPEIVWIDAEDLEHGSSDLILREADGILVPGGFGSRGTEGKIKAVQYAREMKVPYLGICFGMQLAVIEYARNVCGLEEAGSTEFGETPHPVIAILPEQEKIRQMGATMRLGNYPAHLLEGSLAHQIYGKTNIVERHRHRYEVNPAYIKPIEEKGMIFSGRNGDLMEICEIPEHPFFFGSQFHPEMKSRPGKPSPPFLAFVEAMKERKAK